AGCTATACGTATAACGAGTAACAGCCGATCACTTTGTTCGTGAATCTCCAAATCTACATTACATAACCTAAGGAGGCCATCGATCTCATTTGCACCGAAATCCTTATGAACCACGAATTACTCGTTCCAGATTTTGACCCTGAATCTCTCGAGCGACGAGGAAATCGTGACGAGTAGCCTCGCCTTTCCTCTCGGACCACCGACGAGCGTTGAACCTCCGAAAGAAAAGCCACCCCCACCACCGGCGGATCTCAGCGACGAGGAAGGCCTCCTGGTCGAGCCTCTGCGCCGACTGAATTCCACGAGAAGAATCAAAAAAGAGCTGCGCACGAGGCGATCGGACTTTCTAGGGATCGAAGGGGTgagaatttctttaaatttcacaCACTCGCTTTACCGATCTAACTTATGACTGGTAACAGGGTAACGATGAGGACTTGGAGCGAGAACTGACTATTGCAAAACCACCGGACATGGCAGCGATTCTTGCCGAGGAAAGACGCGTCGAGCAGCTTCACCGTCGTTCCTACGACACGGACAGCAACTACGAACAGGACTCGAGCCACGAGCGTGACTCCGGAGTCGAACTCGGTCATGCCGAGGATTGGAACAAGCAGACCATAAGCCCCGACATGTCGCAACACAGCCGACAGAGCAGTGAACCCTTCGGCGCCAGTGTGACATCCTCGGAGGAGGATGAGATTACGAAGAAGGAAAGGGAGATTATCGAGGTGCTGGAGAAGGAGGAGCAGTGGAGATACGGTAACACCGGGGAGGCAAACAGGTACGGCAGAGAAATCTTTCGTTCGATAAGTCATCTCCGTCGACTCACTGTGACTGTCTGAAGTACATGTGTTCGCATTCGCGATGTTTTTTCCCTCCGCAGTGATATTATAGGCGAGAAGCTGGCCCACAAGCTGCGCGAGCTGGAGGAAGAGAAGATGCAGCTGGAGCGTGAGCGTGCTCAAGAGGTGGAACTCCGCCGTCAGGAAGATACGTTGCggaaaaatgaagagaataTTCGTAAGCAGGAAAAGGCGCTTCGTAAACGGGAAGCGGACACGGTGCGGCAGGAGGAAACCGCGGCCGCTATCGCTGAAGCGGAACGACGAACGGCTGAGACGCGTTGCGTCAACGAACAGGTCAAAGCCAAGGCAGAACctgaggaaaaagaaaggtgGAACGCTGAAACAAGACCCCAAGACTCTGAGGTACGATTGAGAACGATCGAAAATCAGATACGGGATCAAGAGGTAAGCCGTCGGTTTCTTATTTCACCTTCCGTTTCAAagcgaccccccccccccccagatTTGACTAAAGTGTTTTTCATGCATGGTCTCTTTCCTTGTACCACACTTTATTTGCAATGCGCACCATAATACGAACATTCACAAATGGTCTATCTTTTGATCCTTTGTAGAACAAGGCGCTGGGAACTGATTTGGGCGATTTGAGTTGCCACGAGGACGAGTATGCTTCTGGGGTAAGGAAATTTCCGCTGTCATAGTTTTGCTGTCTTCACTCCCCATGTTCCGTCACTGGAACCGATTACCTTGACCATATTCCACGAATTTTTCGCAGGAAGTACTTCGCGTGGAAAGGGAGCTTCTTCAGCTTGAACAAGAGGAGCTGAAGCGGCAGCGTAGCAACCTGGCATATCGTGAACAAAAGCAGCAGAAGCTCGCGGAGCAGCTGCGGGAGCAGTGGAAATCCATGCAGGACGTTGTGCAGGCACCGGTGAACACTCCGTCTATTCAATTCAAGGCCCTACCACCCGTCAATTACAGGTCCTCTATGCCAAACCTCGAAGATAGTCAGAGGCGAAAACTACCACCACCCCCGATACCACCGGCGAAACCCCTGAGACTGGTGGAACAGAGGCAACGTGACGTTACTATAAGGTGAGCTCGGCATCGACTGGGAATTTACTTGTTGTTCCGCGAGGTAGTTTTTTAGTCGATTAACGATCGAGTTACGGAACAAGCCTCCTCGCCGAGCTGTAGCCAGGGAAGACTGAGTAGAACACGCCAGCCTATAAGTATACATCGACGCTTAATTAATTCTGTTCAATTTCCGGCCAGGCGATCACGTAACACCGTGTTAAACGTAGATGCATTCAGCTGATATCCACGTCCGTGCCGTTGTGTAAAAGAATGAATCGGACTATTCGCTGACTATTGATTTACCTGTAGTTACTCATGACCGTGCATTTAGACAGCGACGAATGCGGGATCGATTTGAAAACGGTTTTTCTGATACTCCGCGATGTCGCGAATGAATTACAGGAGCAGCCGCATGCCGTCGGCAGATTCCATTCCACAACAGGTTGACGCGTCATTGCGTCACAGCGCCTCCGCAACTACTTTGTCGAATCATGCTGGACAGCAGATGACCAGGCAGACCCTGCAGGCTCTCAGCGCGGCGCCGAGGCCTCGCATCGTTCAAGGCGATCAGTGGGTGCAGCGGAGAAAAAGCGACGTCCCGAGAGGTGCCCAGGACATGAATTACCAGCACTGGCTCATCCAGGTGAGATTGTcgtttattttgaatttttctcttatttcaaTCCGTAATCGTTGCCGCAGGGGGATCTTGCTGATCTGTATGATTGTTTCTGATTTTCAGGAGGCCGAACAGCGTCGTATAAACGAACAGAATCTGCGATCACCAAGAAAGGTTCAATCTTACGTTACGGGTACTTCGGTTCCGTACAGTATGCAATGTGCTTCGCTGAGAGTCCAGGACAACAAACCACTACCGGATTCCATAATACAAACGTTGACCCAAAGAGTGCAGAACCGAGCACAAGAGAAACCTCTACCTCCACGACGAAGGTATGACATATTACCTTGTATCACAAATATCTCCTTCGTAGTCGGAGAGCGTAGCCAGGAGGGTTGTTCTGCAGCTTTGTCCTCCGTGATAAAAGTGATAAACAGTTGATTAAAGCGGCTTCCTGATTGGTCCAAATAATGTTTGTCACTTTTTCAAGCGAGTACAAAGACAGAATAACCACCCAGTGACCTGCAGGTATACGATTTAATGGTACACGAAAACGAAGGCACGCTGCGTCAAGTTGATTTCATTCGTTGCATCCGTTCTGCCACATTAGATTAGAACACAGCTCGAGCCACGAGCATATATCTGCCCAACATCAAGCCCAACAACCGCTTCAGCCTCAGCAGCAAAGAGCTCAGCAACAAATAACGACGAACAGCGCAGAATCCCAAGAAAAGATGCTCAGCGTTAGTGGGAAGAAGAAATGTTCGCACTGTGGTGATGAACTCGGTACGGACATTACCTGATTCATATAGCTTGGATATTATATTTGTACCAATGTTGCAACGTCCCTCTCCTCTTGACGGGTCGAAATAATCTTCCCGCGCTACCTCCGTCATCAACTCGGTTACTTTGTAGATTTTACGAGCACTAGTGTTAATAAAAACTACACAATATTCTCGTCGTTGACAGGAGGTAGTACAGAAAATAGGTTTAGCGGCATGTGAGCATACCTATAGGGACTTGCTGACTCGTGTGAGTTTCGGCACTTTACGCTCGCAAGGAATCTCTATTTTTTGCGCACTTGCCACAAAAATAACCATTCCTGTTCTAACGACTTACTACCAATCGGTTTGTGCACAGGTCGTGGTGCCGCGATGATAATCGAAAGCTTGAGATTATTTTACCACATGGAATGCTTCAAGTGTTGTGTCTGTCACGTCCGTCTTGGCGACGGTCGCATGGGCACCGATGTACGTGTACGGAATCACAAACTCCACTGCCACAACTGCTACTCCAGTGACGATGGTATTCACACGTAAACTTACGCCACTTTAGCGATATGATAGCAATAACGATTCCTTTTCCGATAGCTGTGTCATTCGTTAGATTAATATCTATTATATGTAGTCTTTCCATCTTCTCTCCAGGTAACAATTACTGTGAGATCCACCGTGCGCGCGTTGTGAAATCACGAATGAGCAATACGAATTGTTGAGTAAATAAACCAACGAAGATAGGACGACTTCTAGTTTCTTACTTCGCATTTAATCTCATTCGTTTTCGCAACGCTGCCatcacggtcttacatacgtTCTATCGCTTTTCTTTAGTGTTAGTCCTATTTTCTCCCTTATCACATACTCACGTGGTTTTTCTTGTGTTGAATTTTCAGGTGTCAAATTCAGCTGTGTGTAGAAATTTGGGCTATGGATCTAAGCTGACTAACTTGAATATAGCGTGTTTCGGCTATATTTTATAAGGTGTAGTTCGCTACTTTGCTATTAAGTCCCTTGTTCGGCAGGGTTTAtcgatataaattataatagcATAACATGAGTTCTCTCGCCCCCCTTTTTGTTCATTTCcttgtctcatttttttcccccttttgtttttgtttttgatattGTTGTAAATATCTGTCGCATATGTACGAATCCCTAGCAGAGgactttgatttttattttcttctacgTCAAgtgttatataaatatactgtGTAGCTGAACACTgctataaaatattcaataggTGTGTTACTGTTCTACCTATGTAGTACTATAATTATTaacattaaaaattaaagttttgACGCAGTGTGTAACTACAGTTTTGTAAGAgagaaattgttttaaatattgttgaaactAACCAATGTACATAGCgtgtatttatgtaattaGCTCAGTGATAATAATGCGTATCGTTAAGAATACGTCCCGACGAATCGGGAGATCGGCGGTCACAAAAAAGTACTGCGGTACAGAGACGAAATGTTGCAAGGCTGACGCTTCGGTTTCGTGTGAACGACTAAAATCGAGAGCGTACGAGGGTGTAAATCTTGTGTAATATAAGGAATGTGATATTTATGAAAGAAACATGCTGCTCAAAAAGAGTTGCGTAAGGACATAAAGAAATAAAGCTCAAGATTCTCGCTGAATGAATCGTGAAATTCAAAGTGTCGACGCGAGCTgtgtgtgaaaaatcaaattcaccAATACTGTCGAGCGAAGAATCTGTTGACCGGGGAATTCCCTTATTAAATTACGCAGCATATAACGGGCGCGAGCTCTTTCACTAGGACGTGTCAGTACGTCACGCCCGGTTAACAGGTTAATACACCCTAGATGGTATGCATGTATTCAGATCTTCCATGAGTAGAATGTTGATTCGTGGGGAAAATATTGATACCCTCTGGCCGAGAACGCCTTTCCCTTCAAACTGTAATGACCGAAAGCTACCCTGATCCTGAGACACTCAGATCAAGAGCTCAATGACACGTGACCAATGTCAtcgttattttaattaatattacacttactataattattattgtgaaatattGTAAGATACCTGTTTTATGTTATTATACAGCGTGTAATTTTATATTAACAAgagaaataaatgtttaacTGTAGACCTCGAAGGTACCAGATAAGAAATGGCGGTAAATGCATGATTCTTTGGAGTCCCTGATCCTAGCTTTATTAGACTTTTTATGTAAATTTAAAGTTTGCGATACAAAAATAGACGGAGGCAGATGTAAACCGAACAAGAACTAGCTATTGACGTACCATTTTCAGGAGTACCAACGGATACTGTCGGAGAATTGATTTACAAAAGCATCATTCTTTGGGCCGCATCACATTAGAACTgacattttctgaaattcgGCCGagtattgtaaataatttcgaatatGTGAGTTACACATCCACACATGCGATATTCGGGTATCCTTTCATGGGATATTGATGGCGCATAGTCCCGAGTCGATCAGACTACGCATCCAGAAGAAAcaaccaaaaaacaaaaaaattttgtcctACTTTCGCAACGAATAATcctgtaattttcaaaatgtgatATTTGAGTTTCTGAAATCGATAATAGTAAAATAAGACTCGTACAAATCAAGTCTAACGCAAAAAGTTTTTCGGCCCAAACTTCGCCAAGAAATTCGGGGCAAtttcttttgattttcgaaagcATTTTAGTTCTTTATCGAAAATGCTCAAAACAATTTATGTTATGCATTAGCTGTACCGGGATAGTTGTCTGAGACATAGCGGTCAATGGTTTGGAGGTTGGAACCGCAAAACGAAGAATTTCTTGGTATACTTTTCATATTCCCTTGCCGGTTGGTTCCATAACGTTctacatgatttttttttgttttctaggGGACCGATTAGTCTAGAAATTATAGTGCGgattgaaaatcgtgaaaaactTTGGGCCATGAAGAACGCAGAAAATGCAAaactaacccctttgcattttttcggTCACAGTTTCGCCGTTTTTGTATCAGTTAAGAAGCAAGGTTAACCTTGCGACCTGCGTATCTGGGTAACCTTCTTGACATCCGTAAGTCTGGTGCTCATGATTCTATGGTGCCTAATTGCGGGGATGTTGTGAAATTTCGTCGTGTTTTCTCAGCTGTTGGTTCCGCGATGTCACGGACGCCTTTCGGTTTTCTCAGGATCCTGCAATCAGCCTCGAAAGAGTCAAACAAAGTGATTCAAACACGAGCACATTTTGCCGTATAAATCGCAGGAAAGAATCATACTGGAAGAGTTATTTAACTCGGTTCtgggaaaaaaagttgaggtTCAGAATCACAGGATTGGGAAAGCTATCGCTTTGCAATTTGTGTGTCTAATGTTCGTGGACTTAAAAAAATACTGAGATCGATATATTCAAACCATATGCCGAAGTGATCTCACGACTTCACGTAATGAGAACAACACGTCAAGAGTCACGACTGAAATACAAATCATTTCGACCTGGTGTTCGAGAAGGTGAAGGAGAAAAAGTACAAATTCACGgttaaaaagtttcgaaaatgcTTTATTCGATAAGCCTTAGGACGAGTACAAGTGTTCAGGTGTCAGTGTATAATACCATGAATAGATACCAGATACTATTGAAGTGAGACAGAATGAGGTGAAAAGGACATGATTAAACATTCGACAGGAAATTTAAGtgttatgtaaaaaaaaagatgagcAATGGGGATTGTATTGAGCAAGATATGAGAAATAGTACTTAGGATGAGTATGGTTACAGTTGGTCAGTATAGCTTAAGTTCAAGCTAGCGTGCGCGCACAGGTGCGATGTACCTCTGCAAAATGCTGTCTGCATTGCACAATACTGTTCGTATTTGATGTGACTCTTGTATGaataaagaatttgaaaatattgaccaATCATTTCTTCATGTTGTACCTCCAGTTGGTCTTAATATGCAGTGTACGCCTTTATGCGAATCCACAGTGTCCCTATGGTCGAAACGATGTTTCTGTCAAAAGTTGCAGCGAAAAAACAGCGCATTTTATTCGTCATTTGTATGCTGtcggtcccacgctcttttcgctgcgttttgtCAGTTCCTGGGCGTCCAATTAGTTGGGAAAGAGTCACACAAATCAAATCCACGACCACAAATTTTCGGCtccgaaaacaaaaaaaaagtaaggctttgCATTTcgggcgagaattttcgcgattttgtgaagtgctgaaataaattcttccatgCACTACTccggcgtaattttgcgaTAAAAAGCAATTGGGCGCGATCCctatacgctgcgatcaacgcctCGAAAGTGAAGGcctgaaaacaaaaacctgtgtcttcgacattttcagcaggtggctTTTCCTtagtaatttctctcctgttgatcctacgctctttccgctgccttttctaagttcctggcggtccaattagtcaggaaagggttgtacaaatcgaatctggaaccgaaaattttttgttcgaaaaatgataaaaagaagTAAGACTAACCCCTCTATATTTTTGACGaagattttcgcgattttggaaagtgctgaaataaattctttctggcactattccgacgtaattttgcaagagaaatcgattgagcgcagtcccaatacgcagcgatcaacgcatcaaaagtaacagccaaaaaacgaaaatctgaattttcgacatttttcagcaggtgctttttccgtcgtaatttctctcctgttgatcccacgctgttttcgctgcgctttctgagttcctggggctccaattggtcagaaaagggtcatacaa
This region of Neodiprion fabricii isolate iyNeoFabr1 chromosome 7, iyNeoFabr1.1, whole genome shotgun sequence genomic DNA includes:
- the LOC124186999 gene encoding LIM domain only protein 7 isoform X3, coding for MPASQPAASERRTDKMITPEPPKLKTTLKTPPKQATNPLQFVKVGPCALYRTAQEQLQKVEEVKKIKQEVREDPEDWQSNLDNWKSSRRKRQEHIIERVVEVKKLELVEHDRQRRRSKTFSEMMEERGNRGRKMSVGLAVYHEEDANDFSDLGIGTSSGKSSVSGDTHDDAHSVLSDRDNEIEKNHSDVDNAASENGNNRTNATTFENEFHNNRNHNQQEYDSATTATASSPEPEEYTYEGAIRGYVSRVSQNIPRRSLAELDNKVESSSSTSKEKVSKTELSDETKGSPVVKVDVLKRREIFEKGSQQSSDGKSSRLSGDFTSSKSIKERLSNLEKQKNDGGSLDKSNKNLNRLSGDMSSIRERLSHLEKKTTEREMKNAKKLVIDSNGELDNVRPLRERLSTLERYSSGDESTITAAGVTVTSRESRHNGDFSVTSIKDRLSALDAARNKEVDKRTVAKHTLAYRDNETRIETSTPSERSSSPDSEYRVPRAPFHRSLDSLDADASSGPDTFERVQSLEELDYTRRYPASSSSTELLNDTDREDSGIHTADVSCSVSQADEPVDDEIVFPVGRQEIIEEKPEPSPNDPETEHTPENVKETHVVQPPTAEPEIIIANNPESATQKETSASLDIVQESNRVTPPVEIPHLSHDRDLLPEVDHTQNEPAKLASAPEAAASEEVPRPLTLTFGKASLTAEEMEILSPLSPTSKQILTLNLSSDEEIVTSSLAFPLGPPTSVEPPKEKPPPPPADLSDEEGLLVEPLRRLNSTRRIKKELRTRRSDFLGIEGGNDEDLERELTIAKPPDMAAILAEERRVEQLHRRSYDTDSNYEQDSSHERDSGVELGHAEDWNKQTISPDMSQHSRQSSEPFGASVTSSEEDEITKKEREIIEVLEKEEQWRYGNTGEANSDIIGEKLAHKLRELEEEKMQLERERAQEVELRRQEDTLRKNEENIRKQEKALRKREADTVRQEETAAAIAEAERRTAETRCVNEQVKAKAEPEEKERWNAETRPQDSEVRLRTIENQIRDQENKALGTDLGDLSCHEDEYASGEVLRVERELLQLEQEELKRQRSNLAYREQKQQKLAEQLREQWKSMQDVVQAPVNTPSIQFKALPPVNYRSSMPNLEDSQRRKLPPPPIPPAKPLRLVEQRQRDVTIRSSRMPSADSIPQQVDASLRHSASATTLSNHAGQQMTRQTLQALSAAPRPRIVQGDQWVQRRKSDVPRGAQDMNYQHWLIQEAEQRRINEQNLRSPRKVQSYVTGTSVPYSMQCASLRVQDNKPLPDSIIQTLTQRVQNRAQEKPLPPRRRLEHSSSHEHISAQHQAQQPLQPQQQRAQQQITTNSAESQEKMLSVSGKKKCSHCGDELGRGAAMIIESLRLFYHMECFKCCVCHVRLGDGRMGTDVRVRNHKLHCHNCYSSDDGVKFSCV